Proteins from one Malaya genurostris strain Urasoe2022 chromosome 2, Malgen_1.1, whole genome shotgun sequence genomic window:
- the LOC131429793 gene encoding serine/threonine-protein phosphatase 2A activator → MATQDGSPKYAYRVPEKLIKNAMDMAKWEQSEAYYDLLGFISTMCVSLQATKQSQSVEINPVIQKFIDALKRLEQMAIETPPVDQPARFGNVAYKTWFQKMQNESLGLVSDALPDQLKEAAPELNLYFVESFGNATRIDYGTGHELSFLMFLMCLFKIGAVERKDEVAIGLRLFHQYLNFVRKLQVTYRMEPAGSHGVWSLDDFQFVPFIWGSAQLAVNSPIDPAKFVEDNTIDEYRKEFLFIGCIDYIRQVKTGHFAEHSNQLWSISAVPSWAKISTGLIKMYQKEVLSKFPVIQHVYFGSILTLNPVKPGTKLPNPRLGQLPRQMAPPAPPKFAEGENQ, encoded by the exons ATGGCTACACAAG ATGGGTCGCCAAAATATGCCTACAGAGTTCCGgagaaattgataaaaaatgcaATGGACATGGCTAAATGGGAGCAATCAGAGGCCTATTACGATCTGCTGGGATTCATAAGTACAATGTGCGTGTCACTGCAGGCCACCAAACAAAGCCAATCGGTCGAGATAAACCCGGTCATTCAAAAGTTCATTGATGCGTTGAAGCGACTGGAACAGATGGCCATCGAAACTCCACCGGTAGATCAACCGGCCAGATTTGGAAACGTAGCATACAAGACCTGGTTTCAGAAGATGCAGAACGAGAGTTTAGGTCTCGTCAGTGATGCCCTACCAGATCAACTGAAAGAAGCTGCTCCGGAACTGAATCTCTATTTCGTGGAGTCGTTTGGTAACGCAACCAGAATAGACTACGGAACCGGGCATGAGCTTTCGTTTTTAATGTTTTTGATGTGCCTATTCAAAATTGGGGCAGTTGAAAGGAAGGATGAGGTTGCGATTGGCTTGCGTCTATTCCATCAGTATTTGAATTTTGTGCGGAAACTGCAGGTGACTTATCGAATGGAACCAGCGGGCAGCCATGGTGTGTGGAGTCTTGACGACTTCCAGTTTGTACCGTTTATTTGGGGAAGTGCTCAACTTGCCGTAAATAGTCCCATCGACCCAGCGAAATTTGTTGAAGATAATACAATCGACGAGTACAGGAAGGAGTTTCTTTTCATTGGTTGTATCGATTACATCAGACAGGTGAAAactggtcattttgccgaacatTCGAACCAGTTGTGGAGTATAAGTGCAGTGCCGTCTTGGGCAAAAATATCCACTGGCCTGATTAAGATGTACCAGAAGGAGGTTCTGTCTAAGTTTCCCGTCATTCAGCACGTTTATTTCGGCTCTATTCTTACGCTGAATCCGGTAAAACCAGGTACAAAACTACCAAATCCTCGGTTGGGTCAGCTCCCACGGCAAATGGCTCCTCCGGCACCGCCCAAGTTTGCAGAAGGAGAAAATCAATGA